In a genomic window of Flavobacterium crassostreae:
- a CDS encoding DUF1456 family protein — protein MTNNDIFKKLRVALMLRDDQIVEILELVDFRITKSELGAFFRDEKHENYMECGDQVLRNFLNGLVIHLRGTKENPKNPTAVLAKHKAQIPAKTTTKERAEFKATPRDEEKSRADQSPSESGAAKKTSKKQYPKGNKKVQVVEKVKFNFGKNKKP, from the coding sequence TTGACAAATAACGATATCTTTAAAAAATTACGGGTAGCATTAATGCTACGGGACGATCAAATAGTTGAAATTTTAGAATTAGTAGATTTTAGAATTACAAAGTCTGAATTAGGCGCTTTTTTCCGTGATGAAAAGCATGAAAATTATATGGAATGTGGGGATCAAGTCTTGCGCAATTTTTTGAATGGATTGGTAATTCATTTACGCGGAACCAAAGAAAATCCCAAAAATCCTACAGCGGTTTTAGCCAAGCACAAAGCACAAATTCCAGCCAAAACAACTACCAAAGAAAGAGCCGAATTTAAAGCAACGCCTAGAGATGAAGAAAAATCTAGAGCAGATCAAAGCCCATCCGAATCTGGTGCGGCTAAAAAGACTTCAAAAAAACAATATCCTAAGGGTAACAAAAAAGTACAGGTTGTAGAAAAAGTCAAATTTAATTTTGGCAAAAATAAGA